One part of the Paenibacillus silvisoli genome encodes these proteins:
- a CDS encoding PspA/IM30 family protein: MSVFKRLRDLTLSNVYAMIEKAEDPIKLTDQYIRDMQEDLEDAEKAVASQIAIEKRFKQLFEEQDALVKKRDEQAHTAASMQNIELARRALEEKKAAEQKRDEYKASYDQNKASADNLRAKLSEMREQLTEMKNKRETLVARYKAAKAQAEINKSMAGFSSDTAMAGMKRMEEKMLQAEAMAEASNEVNSKAKSLDDEFEKLGKNKAVDDELAALMKKYENKE; encoded by the coding sequence ATGTCCGTATTTAAACGACTGAGAGACCTGACGTTATCGAATGTATATGCCATGATCGAGAAAGCCGAAGACCCGATCAAGCTGACCGACCAATATATCCGCGATATGCAAGAGGATCTGGAAGATGCGGAGAAAGCGGTCGCGTCCCAAATCGCGATCGAGAAGCGGTTCAAGCAGCTGTTCGAAGAACAGGATGCGCTCGTGAAGAAACGCGACGAGCAAGCTCACACGGCGGCATCCATGCAAAACATCGAGCTCGCGCGCCGCGCGCTGGAAGAGAAGAAAGCGGCCGAGCAGAAGCGCGACGAATACAAAGCCAGCTACGATCAAAATAAAGCGTCCGCCGACAACCTTCGCGCCAAGCTGAGCGAAATGCGCGAGCAGCTGACTGAAATGAAAAACAAGCGCGAAACGCTCGTTGCCCGTTACAAAGCGGCGAAAGCGCAAGCCGAGATCAACAAGTCGATGGCAGGCTTCAGCTCCGACACGGCGATGGCCGGCATGAAGCGGATGGAAGAGAAGATGCTCCAAGCGGAAGCGATGGCCGAAGCAAGCAACGAAGTCAACAGCAAAGCGAAGTCGCTTGATGACGAGTTCGAGAAGCTGGGCAAAAATAAAGCCGTGGACGACGAGCTCGCGGCACTGATGAAGAAGTACGAGAACAAGGAATAA
- a CDS encoding N-acetyltransferase — protein sequence MYEACMQAQLELLASESCRVHRIVGNRTGDTVILYGSREGLDLHARLVFESGIATKRHINDLHMYVSPIPGEQAWRLQYIRILGDKMNRGYGSIMMELLLERAMLAQIRYIDGRMQHAEHREHCDRLRHFYAKFGFEIDETGYLLWENKNSKKGLA from the coding sequence ATGTACGAAGCATGCATGCAAGCGCAATTGGAACTGCTCGCAAGCGAGTCTTGTCGCGTGCACCGCATTGTCGGGAACAGAACAGGAGATACCGTCATTCTGTATGGCAGCCGCGAAGGATTGGATCTTCATGCGCGGCTTGTCTTTGAATCCGGCATCGCCACGAAACGCCATATCAACGACCTTCATATGTACGTCAGCCCTATACCCGGCGAGCAGGCGTGGCGGCTCCAGTACATCCGCATTCTCGGCGACAAAATGAACCGGGGTTACGGCTCGATCATGATGGAGCTGCTGCTCGAGCGGGCGATGCTGGCGCAAATCCGTTACATCGACGGCCGCATGCAGCACGCGGAGCACCGCGAGCACTGCGATCGGCTGCGGCATTTTTACGCCAAATTCGGGTTCGAAATTGACGAAACGGGCTATCTCCTTTGGGAAAACAAAAATTCAAAAAAAGGACTTGCATAA
- a CDS encoding phytanoyl-CoA dioxygenase family protein, whose amino-acid sequence MTVKVKMGEVELEMNGPYMTELREANDILDDEEALRERLKQDGYLFIRGFHDRTKVQQARLAFLSKMEEQGKLMPDTALEDGIINSNNKGAGFQGSENQPQELLDVVNSASTMSFFERFLGGECITYDYKWIRAVETGGFTGAHYDIVYMGRGTKNLYTLWTPMDDIPYELGGLAILLGSQHFDRIRETYGQMDVDRDRVDGWFSKDPLELINKFGGRWATAEFRAGDALIFGMYTMHASLTNQTNRYRFSADTRYQLKSEPVDERWIGAKPKGHYGWHAGPTVSMEEARAKWGV is encoded by the coding sequence ATGACGGTTAAAGTGAAAATGGGCGAAGTCGAGCTGGAGATGAACGGTCCTTATATGACGGAGCTGCGTGAAGCGAACGACATTCTGGACGACGAAGAAGCGCTGCGCGAGCGGCTGAAACAAGACGGGTACTTATTCATTCGCGGCTTCCACGATCGCACGAAGGTACAGCAGGCGCGGCTAGCTTTTCTAAGCAAGATGGAAGAGCAAGGGAAGCTCATGCCGGATACGGCGCTGGAGGACGGCATCATTAATTCGAACAACAAAGGTGCCGGCTTCCAAGGCAGCGAAAATCAACCGCAGGAGCTGCTGGACGTCGTCAACAGCGCCTCCACGATGAGCTTTTTCGAACGGTTTCTCGGCGGCGAGTGCATCACGTATGATTACAAATGGATTCGCGCCGTGGAGACCGGCGGATTTACCGGGGCGCACTACGACATCGTCTACATGGGCCGCGGCACCAAAAACCTGTACACGCTCTGGACGCCGATGGACGACATCCCGTATGAGCTTGGCGGCCTTGCCATTCTGCTCGGTTCCCAGCATTTCGACCGCATCCGCGAAACGTACGGCCAAATGGACGTCGACCGCGACCGCGTAGACGGCTGGTTTTCGAAGGATCCGCTTGAGCTGATCAACAAGTTCGGCGGACGTTGGGCAACGGCCGAATTCCGCGCGGGGGATGCGCTTATTTTCGGCATGTACACGATGCACGCATCGCTGACGAACCAAACGAACAGATACCGGTTCAGCGCGGACACGCGCTACCAGCTCAAATCGGAGCCGGTCGACGAGCGCTGGATCGGCGCCAAGCCGAAGGGCCACTATGGATGGCATGCCGGTCCGACGGTCAGCATGGAGGAAGCCCGCGCTAAATGGGGCGTATAG
- a CDS encoding aspartate aminotransferase family protein, with protein MSGGQPADRAEELLQKDRKYVWHHISPHNDNPLIFVSGEGSWVTDAEGKRYFDGMSGLWCVNVGHGRESIAKAAYEQMRTIAYSPMMQAHIPAIELAEKINDWLGGDYRIFFSNSGSDANEVAFKIARQHFHQNGEPARHKFIARHRAYHGSSFGALSATGQAQRKLKYEPLGAGFEHVPPPYCYRCPFGQTYGSCKLECADAIEDAINWEGADSVAGVIMEPAITGGGIIVPPAEYLPKVREICDKYGVLLIMDEVICGFGRSGERFGHHNYGVTPDIVTMAKGLTSGYSPLSATAVRADLYESFKRKEANSHFRHVNTFGGNQVSCAVALANLAVLEEEGLVERSAQIGLELTRRFQVLLSHPNVGDIRSFGSVIGIEMVEDQASKKPAEADKVLKVIAECRSRGLLVGKNGDTVPGFNNIITLSPPFVATDDEIDFVARTVIAAVAAIGVST; from the coding sequence ATGAGTGGCGGACAACCGGCAGACCGCGCGGAGGAGCTGCTTCAGAAAGACCGTAAGTATGTGTGGCATCATATTTCGCCTCATAACGACAATCCGCTTATTTTCGTGTCCGGCGAAGGCAGCTGGGTGACGGATGCGGAAGGAAAACGTTACTTTGACGGCATGTCCGGATTATGGTGCGTCAATGTCGGCCATGGCCGGGAGTCGATCGCGAAGGCCGCCTATGAGCAAATGCGTACGATCGCCTATTCGCCGATGATGCAGGCGCATATTCCGGCAATCGAGCTGGCCGAGAAGATCAACGACTGGCTGGGCGGCGACTATCGCATCTTCTTTTCCAACTCCGGCTCGGATGCGAACGAAGTAGCTTTCAAGATTGCGAGGCAGCATTTTCATCAAAACGGCGAGCCGGCCCGCCATAAATTCATCGCCCGGCACCGCGCGTACCATGGCAGCTCCTTCGGGGCGCTGAGCGCGACCGGACAGGCGCAGCGCAAGCTGAAGTACGAACCGCTAGGCGCCGGCTTCGAGCATGTTCCGCCGCCATACTGCTATAGGTGTCCGTTTGGACAAACCTACGGCAGCTGCAAGCTGGAATGCGCCGATGCGATCGAGGACGCGATCAACTGGGAAGGGGCCGATTCCGTCGCTGGCGTCATAATGGAGCCGGCGATTACCGGAGGCGGCATTATCGTTCCGCCGGCCGAATATTTGCCGAAGGTGCGGGAAATTTGCGACAAGTACGGCGTGCTGCTCATTATGGACGAGGTCATTTGCGGCTTTGGGCGCTCGGGCGAGCGGTTCGGCCATCACAATTACGGCGTGACGCCGGATATCGTGACGATGGCCAAAGGGCTGACAAGCGGATATTCGCCTTTATCGGCAACGGCGGTGCGTGCGGATTTGTACGAAAGCTTTAAGCGGAAGGAAGCGAACAGCCATTTCCGGCATGTGAATACGTTCGGCGGCAATCAAGTGTCGTGCGCGGTCGCGCTGGCGAATTTGGCGGTTCTCGAGGAAGAGGGGCTCGTGGAACGATCCGCGCAAATCGGCCTGGAGCTGACACGGCGATTCCAGGTGCTGCTGTCGCATCCGAACGTCGGCGATATCCGATCGTTCGGCTCGGTGATCGGCATTGAAATGGTCGAGGATCAAGCGTCGAAGAAACCGGCCGAGGCGGATAAGGTGCTGAAAGTGATCGCGGAATGCAGAAGCCGCGGCTTGCTCGTCGGAAAGAACGGCGATACGGTGCCGGGCTTCAACAACATTATCACGCTCAGTCCGCCATTCGTGGCAACGGATGACGAGATCGATTTCGTGGCGCGGACCGTCATCGCCGCCGTTGCGGCGATCGGCGTCTCAACGTAA
- a CDS encoding NAD(P)-dependent oxidoreductase gives MFISADALKRNFAEVKAGMRPKEAIEESNRCLYCYDAPCIQACPTGINIPSFIKKIATGNLTGSARTIMDANPVGASCARVCPTEELCEGACVLNRSSKPIRIGDLQRYATDWAIKNEQRLFAAGARIGRSVAVVGGGPAGLSAARELARFGFDVTVFEAKSEAGGLNTYGIVSFRLPQPIALWEVEQVRGLGVDIRTNMAVGRDISAEELLNGFDAVLLAAGMSKVPLLGVPGEELGGVYDAIELVEGTKVALRPELGGRRVVVIGAGNTAIDAATCAVRMGAEHVEICYRRTRQEMTAYEFEYEFAKSDGVAFRWLTAPQRILGDENGRVKGLECVRMTLEPSPDGGRARPVPVQGSEFVIEADAVVKAIGQKRHVHLIDQFGLAHSRGIVTVDQATYQTSIPRIYAAGDIIFGDGQGEAMVVSAAQQGKLAAYAIYKELGAAVSTSTSTSGESNSQEGGHSDG, from the coding sequence ATGTTTATTTCCGCTGATGCGTTGAAGCGAAATTTCGCCGAGGTCAAAGCCGGCATGCGGCCGAAGGAAGCGATCGAGGAGTCCAACCGCTGTCTCTATTGCTATGACGCGCCATGCATTCAAGCTTGTCCGACCGGCATCAATATTCCGTCCTTTATCAAAAAAATCGCGACCGGCAACCTGACCGGTTCCGCCCGCACGATTATGGACGCCAACCCCGTCGGCGCCAGCTGCGCGCGCGTCTGCCCGACTGAGGAGCTGTGCGAAGGCGCTTGCGTGCTGAATCGTTCGTCCAAGCCGATTCGGATCGGCGATTTGCAGCGGTACGCCACCGACTGGGCGATCAAGAACGAGCAGCGGCTCTTCGCCGCCGGCGCCCGGATCGGCCGCTCCGTCGCGGTCGTCGGCGGCGGGCCGGCCGGCTTGTCCGCGGCGCGCGAGCTGGCCCGGTTCGGCTTCGACGTGACGGTGTTTGAAGCGAAGTCGGAGGCAGGCGGCCTGAATACGTACGGCATCGTCTCGTTCCGGCTGCCGCAGCCGATCGCGCTGTGGGAGGTCGAGCAGGTTCGCGGCCTCGGCGTTGATATTCGAACCAATATGGCCGTCGGCAGAGATATTTCGGCCGAGGAGCTGTTGAACGGGTTCGATGCCGTGCTGCTGGCCGCAGGCATGTCGAAGGTGCCGTTGCTGGGCGTTCCCGGCGAGGAGCTGGGAGGCGTTTACGACGCCATCGAGCTGGTCGAGGGGACGAAGGTCGCGCTTAGGCCCGAGCTTGGCGGGCGTCGCGTGGTCGTAATCGGCGCCGGCAATACCGCGATCGATGCGGCGACTTGCGCCGTTCGCATGGGGGCGGAGCATGTGGAAATATGCTACCGCCGCACTCGGCAGGAGATGACCGCCTACGAATTCGAGTACGAATTCGCGAAGAGCGACGGCGTTGCGTTCCGCTGGCTGACCGCTCCCCAGCGAATTTTGGGCGACGAGAACGGCCGCGTGAAGGGGCTCGAATGCGTTCGGATGACGCTTGAGCCTTCCCCGGACGGCGGTCGCGCGCGGCCTGTGCCTGTGCAAGGCAGCGAGTTTGTGATCGAGGCGGACGCGGTCGTCAAGGCGATCGGGCAGAAGCGGCATGTGCATCTGATTGACCAGTTCGGCCTCGCGCACTCGCGCGGGATCGTAACCGTCGATCAGGCGACTTATCAGACGTCGATTCCGCGCATTTATGCGGCGGGCGATATTATTTTCGGGGACGGGCAAGGGGAAGCGATGGTCGTATCGGCGGCGCAGCAGGGTAAGCTGGCCGCGTACGCGATTTATAAGGAGTTGGGGGCGGCAGTTTCGACTTCAACTTCAACATCAGGTGAATCCAATTCGCAGGAAGGGGGGCATTCCGATGGCTGA
- a CDS encoding M20 family metallo-hydrolase: MTASNGLTIRPERLHRRIDELAQIGKLGDTGVCRLALSPEDLQGVLLVKGWMEGAGLQTRIDAFGNLIGRLDGKDAGKPLLMAGSHIDSQPYGGRFDGVIGVLGALEAVQTMTEQGIVPEMPIEIVAFCDEEGCRFNKGLFGVRGLTGALEEGELERADAAGVTRREALLSFGGDPAGFEAAQYAPGTVSAFLELHIEQGPVLEAMDRPIGIVSGISGPLWLTVEMTGFAGHAGSVPMPMRKDALVGAAHVIIALNELARSVPGAPTVGTVGSLTVFPNSRNIIPEKVTFTVDLRDIDMARRAEREAQLRRVLDDVTARHGLTYTVREDTNSEARYCAERIKGVMRAEAAGLFGDEPPELMSGPFHDSLAMSQVCDYGMIFVRCRDGISHNPLEYAAPRDIELGTELLYRTMVRLSTGEGG, from the coding sequence ATGACAGCATCGAATGGCTTGACGATCCGTCCGGAGCGGCTGCACCGCCGGATCGACGAATTGGCGCAAATCGGCAAGCTGGGCGATACCGGCGTCTGCCGGCTTGCGCTGTCGCCGGAAGACCTGCAAGGCGTGCTGCTGGTCAAAGGCTGGATGGAGGGTGCCGGGCTGCAAACCCGCATCGACGCGTTCGGCAATTTAATCGGCCGGTTGGATGGCAAAGACGCCGGCAAGCCGCTGCTGATGGCCGGCTCGCATATCGACTCGCAGCCGTATGGCGGACGGTTCGACGGCGTCATCGGCGTGCTCGGCGCACTGGAGGCTGTCCAGACGATGACGGAGCAGGGCATCGTGCCGGAAATGCCGATCGAGATCGTCGCCTTCTGCGATGAGGAAGGCTGCCGTTTCAACAAAGGGCTGTTCGGCGTCCGAGGCCTTACCGGCGCGCTGGAGGAAGGGGAGCTTGAGCGTGCGGACGCGGCAGGCGTGACCCGCCGCGAGGCGCTTCTTTCCTTCGGCGGCGACCCTGCCGGTTTCGAAGCGGCCCAATATGCGCCGGGTACGGTTTCGGCGTTTCTGGAGCTGCACATCGAGCAGGGGCCGGTGCTGGAAGCGATGGACCGTCCGATCGGCATCGTCAGCGGCATTTCGGGTCCGCTCTGGCTGACGGTGGAGATGACCGGCTTTGCCGGGCATGCCGGCTCCGTGCCGATGCCGATGCGCAAGGACGCGCTAGTCGGAGCAGCTCATGTCATTATTGCGCTGAACGAGCTTGCCCGTTCGGTACCTGGCGCTCCGACGGTCGGAACGGTCGGCTCGCTGACGGTATTTCCGAATTCGCGCAACATCATTCCGGAGAAGGTGACCTTTACCGTAGATTTGCGGGATATCGACATGGCTCGCCGGGCTGAGCGGGAAGCGCAATTGCGACGCGTATTGGACGACGTTACGGCACGGCATGGGTTAACGTACACGGTACGCGAGGATACGAATAGCGAAGCTAGGTACTGCGCGGAGCGGATCAAAGGGGTTATGCGTGCGGAAGCGGCGGGGCTGTTTGGCGATGAGCCGCCGGAGCTGATGAGCGGGCCGTTTCACGATTCGCTCGCGATGTCGCAGGTGTGCGATTACGGGATGATTTTCGTCCGGTGCAGGGACGGGATCAGCCACAATCCGCTTGAATACGCGGCGCCGCGCGACATCGAGCTGGGAACGGAGCTGCTGTACCGCACGATGGTGCGGTTATCGACGGGAGAGGGGGGATGA
- a CDS encoding AraC family transcriptional regulator: MASPQVKGSLIVHGSGWIMGPHAHPSFEVSVVLEGRGSFSCGGNEYPLAAGNVVLIPSGLTHDYASITDIRFGVIEASRMPESTRSLFHRLAPQDEPRLLMLSPMALEQYETLYRQWLRMISQPLQDETRCYTTWMDLLLLFLLQHQSSGGLSLSVAASADFIRSSVSTEISISELAKRCGLSESAYRAAFKEAYGVSPKQYQQQCRIEEAKWLLRSTGRSIQLIGEQVGFTTIHSFSSWFQKKEGASPTDWRKQQQGL, translated from the coding sequence ATGGCAAGTCCGCAGGTTAAAGGCTCGCTGATCGTGCACGGCAGCGGATGGATCATGGGACCGCATGCACATCCTTCTTTCGAGGTTTCCGTCGTGCTCGAGGGGCGTGGAAGCTTCAGCTGCGGCGGCAACGAATATCCGCTTGCGGCGGGCAATGTCGTCCTTATTCCCTCAGGGCTGACGCATGATTATGCAAGCATAACGGACATCAGGTTCGGCGTAATCGAAGCATCCCGCATGCCGGAATCGACTAGAAGTCTCTTTCACCGGCTTGCGCCGCAGGATGAGCCTCGGCTGCTAATGCTGTCGCCCATGGCACTCGAGCAATACGAGACGCTCTACCGGCAATGGCTTCGCATGATTTCGCAGCCGCTGCAGGACGAGACGAGATGCTACACGACGTGGATGGATCTTCTGCTGCTCTTCCTGCTGCAGCATCAAAGCAGCGGAGGGCTTAGCTTATCCGTGGCGGCCTCGGCCGATTTTATCCGCTCCAGCGTCAGTACGGAAATTTCCATCAGCGAGCTCGCGAAGCGGTGCGGCTTGTCCGAATCCGCGTATCGGGCCGCCTTTAAAGAGGCCTACGGCGTATCGCCTAAGCAATATCAGCAGCAATGCCGGATCGAAGAAGCCAAATGGCTGCTCCGATCGACTGGCCGGTCCATTCAGCTCATCGGCGAGCAGGTCGGGTTCACGACGATCCATTCGTTCAGCTCGTGGTTTCAGAAGAAGGAAGGCGCATCGCCGACGGATTGGCGCAAGCAGCAGCAAGGGCTGTAG
- the preA gene encoding NAD-dependent dihydropyrimidine dehydrogenase subunit PreA, giving the protein MADLRIDLSGIKSPNPFWLASAPPTNTGYQVQRAFEAGWGGAVWKTLGDPIINTSSRFAAIHYNGQRVAGFNNIELITDRPLEVNLKEIAETKKLFPDRALVVSLMVEPKREKWHEIVKKVEAVGVDGLELNFGCPHGMAERGMGSASGQQPDLVEKQTYWAKEAARTPVIVKLTPNITDITATAAAAVRGCADAISLINTINSLAGVDLESWNTIPHVAGKGSHGGYCGPAVKPIALNMVAECARHPRIDVPISGIGGISDWRDAVEFMLMGATSVQVCTAVMHHGFRIVEDMLDGLNDYLDRKGISRVSELTGRSVERYTEWGNLDLNYAVTARINTETCIECNKCYIACEDTAHQCIDRLTDADGRSYLQVREEDCVGCNLCAIVCPAEGAIDMVEQPRTLNPMSWNERQAAIAPLKRKEA; this is encoded by the coding sequence ATGGCTGATTTGCGCATAGATTTATCTGGCATAAAGTCGCCGAATCCGTTTTGGCTGGCATCCGCTCCTCCGACGAATACCGGGTACCAGGTGCAGCGGGCATTTGAGGCAGGCTGGGGCGGCGCCGTCTGGAAGACGCTTGGCGATCCGATCATCAACACGTCCTCCCGTTTCGCGGCCATCCACTACAACGGGCAGCGGGTCGCAGGCTTCAACAACATCGAGCTGATCACGGACCGGCCGCTTGAAGTCAACTTGAAGGAAATTGCCGAGACGAAGAAGCTTTTTCCCGACCGAGCTTTGGTCGTATCGCTCATGGTTGAGCCGAAGCGGGAGAAGTGGCATGAAATCGTGAAAAAGGTGGAGGCCGTCGGCGTCGACGGGCTGGAGCTGAATTTTGGCTGTCCGCACGGGATGGCGGAACGCGGGATGGGCTCCGCATCGGGACAGCAGCCTGACTTGGTGGAGAAGCAAACGTACTGGGCGAAAGAGGCGGCGCGCACGCCGGTCATCGTCAAGCTGACGCCGAACATCACCGACATTACGGCGACGGCGGCCGCCGCGGTGCGAGGCTGCGCCGATGCGATTTCGCTGATCAACACGATCAACTCGCTCGCCGGCGTCGATTTGGAGAGCTGGAACACGATCCCGCATGTCGCCGGTAAAGGCTCGCACGGGGGCTACTGCGGTCCCGCCGTCAAGCCGATCGCGCTGAACATGGTGGCGGAATGCGCGCGCCATCCCCGCATCGACGTCCCGATCTCCGGCATCGGCGGCATTTCCGATTGGCGGGATGCGGTCGAGTTTATGCTGATGGGCGCGACGAGCGTGCAGGTTTGCACGGCGGTCATGCATCACGGCTTCCGGATCGTCGAGGATATGCTGGACGGCTTGAACGACTATTTGGACCGTAAAGGCATTTCGCGGGTCAGCGAGTTAACGGGACGCTCTGTGGAGCGCTATACGGAATGGGGCAATTTGGACTTGAATTATGCGGTGACGGCGCGCATCAATACGGAAACCTGCATCGAGTGCAACAAGTGCTATATCGCCTGCGAGGATACGGCGCATCAGTGCATCGACCGGCTGACGGACGCCGATGGTCGCAGTTACTTGCAAGTCCGCGAGGAGGACTGCGTCGGCTGCAATTTGTGCGCGATCGTATGCCCCGCCGAAGGCGCGATCGATATGGTGGAGCAGCCGCGGACGCTGAACCCGATGTCGTGGAACGAACGGCAAGCGGCGATCGCGCCGCTCAAACGAAAGGAGGCGTAA
- the rbsK gene encoding ribokinase — MSAKQPKITVAGSLNMDLVLKMKRMPKVGETVQGEEIHYISGGKGANQAVGCARLGADVNMIGAVGGDAFGSEIMARMQGFGVQTGAIAVLEGTSTGTATIMHTPEDNCIVIVPGANGRNTADSIAAHAELIRQSDVLVVQLEIPMPAVEAALRIAREAGVRTVLNPAPALPLTDEQIALADYFTPNETEFELYCGTSIATEEQLFTYMTEWQHRFPGQTLIVTRGKHGISCSTAAGIVTVPAPIVQVVDTTGAGDSFNAALCFGIASGWSIEQTLPLAVKAASYSVTVFGAQDGMPTLGNLIDDIG; from the coding sequence GTGTCTGCAAAGCAGCCTAAAATTACGGTGGCCGGAAGCTTGAATATGGATCTTGTGTTGAAAATGAAACGAATGCCGAAGGTCGGAGAAACGGTCCAAGGCGAGGAAATTCATTATATTTCCGGAGGCAAAGGCGCGAACCAGGCGGTCGGCTGCGCTAGACTCGGCGCCGACGTGAATATGATCGGGGCCGTTGGCGGCGATGCGTTCGGTTCGGAGATTATGGCGCGCATGCAAGGCTTCGGCGTGCAAACCGGCGCCATCGCGGTGCTGGAAGGGACTTCGACAGGCACGGCGACGATCATGCACACGCCGGAAGACAACTGCATCGTCATCGTCCCAGGCGCGAACGGGCGCAATACGGCGGACAGCATCGCCGCTCATGCGGAGCTCATCCGTCAATCGGACGTGCTCGTCGTTCAGCTCGAAATTCCGATGCCGGCCGTGGAGGCCGCCTTGCGGATCGCGCGCGAAGCCGGCGTCCGCACCGTACTCAATCCCGCCCCTGCCCTGCCGCTGACGGATGAGCAGATCGCGCTCGCCGATTATTTTACGCCGAACGAAACGGAGTTCGAGCTATACTGCGGCACTTCGATTGCAACCGAGGAGCAGCTATTCACGTATATGACGGAATGGCAGCATCGCTTTCCCGGTCAAACGCTCATCGTCACGCGCGGCAAGCACGGCATTTCGTGCTCGACGGCGGCAGGCATCGTCACGGTGCCCGCCCCGATCGTCCAAGTCGTCGATACGACCGGCGCGGGCGATTCGTTCAATGCGGCGCTCTGCTTCGGCATCGCCAGCGGCTGGTCGATCGAACAGACGCTGCCGCTAGCCGTCAAGGCAGCCTCCTACTCCGTCACCGTGTTCGGTGCGCAGGACGGTATGCCGACGCTTGGAAATTTAATTGACGATATCGGTTGA
- the hydA gene encoding dihydropyrimidinase, producing MSAKLIRGGTIVTAADICQADVLIENGVVAAIGEKLERLAPQAEIVDAEGCYVFPGGVDPHTHLDMPFGGTITADDFETGTIAAAYGGTTTIVDFCLTDKGKPLSSAILAWHEKARAKAVIDYGFHLMIGEITDDVLAELPAVINEEGITSFKVFMAYKNVLQADDGTLYRTLLSAKEHGALVMVHAENGDVIDYLIKQALAEGHTEPIYHALTRPSVLEGEATGRAVRLTGLADSQLYVVHVTCEEAVRQIADGRLEGLRIWGETCPQYLLLDITCLEKPDFEGAKYVWSPPLRPREHQEALWNALKNGQLQTVGSDQCSFNFKGQKELGAGDFSKIPNGGPIIEDRFSLLYSEGVGKGRLTLNQFVDVISTRAAKLFGIFPQKGTIAVGSDADIVIFDPAAKRTISAETHHMNVDYNPFEGIEVSGVPVSVLSRGEFIIRDRSFVGQPGSGRFLHRGKYGSTAESR from the coding sequence ATGTCAGCCAAACTTATTCGAGGCGGCACCATCGTCACCGCTGCGGACATCTGCCAAGCGGACGTGCTCATCGAGAACGGAGTCGTCGCCGCGATCGGCGAGAAGCTGGAGCGGCTTGCTCCGCAAGCCGAAATCGTCGATGCCGAGGGTTGCTACGTATTTCCGGGCGGGGTCGATCCGCATACGCATCTTGATATGCCGTTCGGCGGCACGATTACGGCGGATGATTTTGAGACCGGGACCATTGCCGCGGCCTATGGCGGGACGACGACGATCGTCGATTTTTGCCTCACGGACAAAGGCAAGCCGCTTAGCAGCGCGATACTCGCCTGGCATGAGAAAGCGCGTGCGAAAGCCGTCATCGACTATGGCTTTCACCTCATGATCGGCGAAATTACCGACGATGTTTTGGCGGAGCTTCCTGCCGTTATTAATGAGGAAGGGATCACTTCGTTCAAGGTGTTTATGGCCTACAAAAACGTGCTTCAAGCCGACGACGGCACCCTCTATCGCACGCTTCTCAGCGCGAAGGAGCATGGGGCGCTGGTCATGGTGCATGCCGAGAACGGCGATGTCATCGATTATTTGATCAAGCAGGCGCTGGCCGAAGGGCATACCGAGCCGATCTATCATGCGCTGACGCGGCCGTCCGTCCTGGAAGGCGAGGCGACAGGCCGCGCGGTCAGACTGACGGGACTGGCCGATTCGCAGCTGTATGTCGTCCATGTGACATGCGAGGAAGCGGTACGGCAAATTGCGGACGGCCGATTGGAGGGGCTGCGGATATGGGGCGAGACGTGTCCGCAATATTTGCTGCTCGATATCACGTGCTTGGAGAAGCCTGACTTCGAGGGCGCCAAGTATGTTTGGTCGCCGCCGTTACGTCCGCGGGAGCATCAGGAAGCGCTGTGGAACGCGCTCAAAAACGGACAATTGCAGACGGTCGGCTCGGATCAATGCTCGTTCAATTTCAAGGGACAGAAGGAGCTGGGAGCGGGCGACTTCAGCAAAATCCCGAACGGAGGGCCGATCATCGAGGACCGGTTCAGCCTGCTCTATTCCGAAGGCGTCGGCAAGGGGCGGCTGACGCTCAATCAGTTCGTCGACGTCATCTCCACGCGCGCCGCGAAGCTGTTCGGCATTTTCCCGCAGAAGGGAACGATCGCCGTCGGCAGCGATGCGGATATCGTCATTTTCGACCCTGCGGCGAAACGGACGATTTCCGCGGAGACGCATCATATGAACGTCGATTACAATCCGTTCGAAGGAATTGAAGTATCTGGCGTGCCGGTGTCAGTGCTGAGCCGCGGAGAATTTATTATCCGCGACCGTTCCTTTGTTGGCCAGCCCGGAAGCGGACGTTTCTTGCATCGCGGCAAATACGGCAGCACGGCGGAGAGCAGGTGA